One window of the Rhipicephalus sanguineus isolate Rsan-2018 chromosome 2, BIME_Rsan_1.4, whole genome shotgun sequence genome contains the following:
- the LOC125757395 gene encoding uncharacterized protein LOC125757395, translated as MIPKPGKPPSLSNLRPISLTSCVGKTFERMALTRLSDFIEAREFFPHSLIGFRRRVCAQDMFLVLQHTFLSPSRNQIHALVTVDVRKAFDGVCHDHILAQLSSLSCGSRMYSYIRSFLSNRVARFRVDTHLSNPHSLTRGTPQGAVLSPTLFSMAMAPLASQLSEIPDLHHIFYADDTTLWCTSGSPGQVQDTLQRGLDLIASFLSTAGLSPAPEKSELLLLNRSAYQRSHNDLISLHLSGSPIPTVQQCKVLGFPLHAAKNAQALHHAVRTCHSVTHLLRRVVTRQSGLHEAHACRVAHALALNKFLYFIPYVQFTQTQLNTLERALLGLYKAALNLPITTSTTKLFATGLFHPLRSLLSLHHDSQIARLSLTRQGQWLLAQAGIPHIPVPVATLPPPACTPAPNLRILPLPSNMSPVLHAGRRHAAAQHHSPPFSTQGVAYTDASFVAPRGSCGYAIYHPHLSTPETHTSGPYLHPPDVLSLEVLSIVHALQSFSSLPSLPEYTIYSDSYAAIRNIQNRTLPPYLQQEVERAVYALQPSPVFLRWVPGHSGIDGNELAHRLARDILHRAPFIPWPTPSEDSGSSVKNDGKISLRHTIKEVYLQLRLDKRLYPPPHPSLTLLEARILRHIQMNCLITPSRLFLYKYRSDPCCPNCPSTYADLPHCLFYCPTAQQSSSYPPPSLSITTWLDWIGAEGKEEQTPMSVGRPSPRRICEISPAELFL; from the exons ATGATTCCGAAGCCGGGCAAGCCTCCATCCCTCTCTAACCTTCGCCCTATCTCTTTGACGTCGTGCGTAGGCAAGACCTTTGAGCGAATGGCCCTGACTCGCCTGTCTGATTTTATTGAGGCGCGAGAGTTCTTCCCCCATTCTCTTATCGGCTTCCGACGTCGCGTCTGTGCGCAGGACATGTTCCTCGTCCTCCAGCACACATTTCTCTCACCTTCTCGCAATCAGATTCATGCTCTTGTAACCGTTGATGTCCGTAAGGCATTCGATGGTGTTTGCCATGACCACATATTGGCTCAGCTCTCCTCCCTTTCATGTGGTTCCCGCATGTATTCTTACATTCGGTCCTTCCTTTCTAATCGAGTAGCTCGCTTTAGAGTCGATACTCATCTGTCCAACCCGCACTCCCTCACCCGCGGCACTCCTCAAGGTGCCGTACTATCTCCTACCCTATTCAGTATGGCTATGGCCCCTCTTGCCTCCCAACTATCCGAAATTCCTGACCTCCATCATATTTTTTATGCCGACGACACCACTCTCTGGTGTACGTCTGGATCTCCCGGACAAGTGCAGGATACTTTGCAGCGTGGCCTAGATCTTATCGCTTCCTTTCTTTCCACTGCTGGCCTGTCTCCTGCTCCAGAGAAATCTGAGCTGCTTTTGCTCAATCGCTCCGCTTACCAGCGCTCCCACAATGACCTCATCTCCCTGCATCTTTCTGGCTCTCCCATTCCTACCGTTCAACAATGCAAAGTTCTTGGCTTCCCTTTGCATGCGGCCAAGAACGCGCAGGCCCTCCATCACGCTGTCAGGACCTGCCACTCGGTAACTCACCTCCTGCGGCGCGTTGTCACTCGACAGTCGGGTCTCCACGAGGCTCATGCGTGCCGTGTTGCCCATGCGCTCGCCCTCAACAAGTTCCTGTATTTTATACCTTACGTTCAATTTACCCAAACCCAACTTAACACTCTCGAAAGAGCTCTGTTAGGCCTCTACAAGGCAGCTCTCAACCTCCCTATCACTACCTCTACCACTAAGCTCTTTGCCACTGGCCTCTTCCATCCActacgttctcttctttctctccaccACGATTCTCAGATTGCGCGTCTTTCTCTTACCCGTCAGGGTCAATGGCTATTGGCCCAAGCGGGTATCCCTCACATTCCAGTTCCCGTTGCCACCTTGCCTCCTCCCGCGTGCACCCCTGCTCCCAACCTTCGTATCCTTCCTCTCCCGTCCAACATGTCCCCCGTTCTGCACGCCGGCCGTCGTCACGCGGCAGCGCAGCATCATTCCCCTCCTTTTTCTACACAGGGAGTCGCCTATACAGATGCCTCGTTCGTGGCTCCTCGGGGTTCATGCGGCTACGCTATCTACCATCCACACCTTTCGACACCTGAAACCCACACCAGCGGGCCATACCTGCACCCACCCGATGTACTTTCGCTCGAGGTCCTTTCCATTGTCCATGCCTTACAATCATTTTCTTCCCTCCCTTCACTTCCCGAGTACACGATATACTCCGACTCTTACGCCGCCATCCGTAACATACAGAACCGCACATTACCCCCATACCTCCAACAGGAGGTTGAGCGAGCTGTCTACGCACTGCAACCTTCCCCTGTTTTCCTACGCTGGGTTCCTGGGCACTCGGGGATTGACGGTAATGAGCTGGCTCACCGGCTCGCCCGTGATATATTGCACCGGGCACCGTTCATCCCCTGGCCCACACCTTCGGAAGACAGTGGGAGCTCCGTCAAGAACGATGGGAAGATCTCGCTGCgccatactatcaaggaggtatacctacagctccgactcgacaagcgtctttaccctcctcctcatccatcgctcactctactagaggctcgaattctacggcacatccaaatgaattgcctgatcaccccctctcgcctttttctctataaatatagatcggacccctgctgtcccaattgcccatctacatatgcagacctgccacactgccttttctactgtccaactgctcagcaatccagctcttaccctcccccttccctttccatcaccacctggctcgactggatcggcgccgaagggaaagaagaaca GACACCGATGTCGGTTGGGCGTCCCAGTCCAAGGAGAATCTGCGAGATATCTCCAGCCGAATTATTTCTTTGA